In the bacterium genome, ATGCCAATATGCATCCCACTCAAAACCAATGGATGGGTAGTACAGCCAGTGATGATATGGAGTTCTGATTTTTCTTCGGCAATAATGATATTATGCACAGCCTGTAATAATCCCGCAGTGCCAATGAACAAGCAGGCTTGCACTGGCATGCTCAATTTAACACCCTCATTAGCGCGGATAAAATAACCACCTGTCAGGTTGGTTTCTGTTCTGGCGGTGTATTTATCCATATCTACGGCCACTGCTTTCCAATAGTAATCTTTTAGCCAATCATACTGCTCAATTGCCTCAGGCGTACTTAATACCTCAACTCCTTTTATCCCTTTCTTCTGACAGGCAAGAATAGGCGTGTGGTCATACTGAAAGAATGTTCCCGAGCGTTTATTTTCATCTGAATTTATTCCTACTTGATGAGCTTTTTCAGCCACCTGGCCGGTTAATTTATCCGGGGAAGAAATCATCTCTACATAGGCTGGTTTTGAACTAAATTTATCAATGTCTATATCTGGACCGAGCAGAGCGGGTTTCTCTCTTACTTTTTCTGCAGATGCTTTTAATTCTTCTCTAAAATCAGTCATTTTTCATCTCCTTTTCAATAATGGCTTTCAATCCTGGTGGACAGAGTTCTAAATATTCACAAAATCCCTTTTGTTCAATGCGGGTAAATATTTCTACCGGGTCGCCCGTTTTAACAATCCTGCCCCCGCACATTACATGGGCTAAATCGGGTCTTAAATAAGGTAGAATATGGCGGTAATGGGTAACAACCAGACAGGCACAATGATTTTCTTCAATATACTCACCTAAATCTTTACCAATCATTTTTAGCGAGTCAATATCAACGCCAGAATCAGGTTCATCAAGAATCATTAATTTTGGTTTTGAGGCAAATATTTGAGCTACTTCTGAGCGTTTTCGCTCACCACCTGAGAAACCAACATTAACCTCTCTATCCCGAAAAACCTCTGGTAAAAGTCCTACTTTAGTCAAAAGAGGTGTGGCGAATGATTCTTGTGGTTCTTTAAACGAGTCCCAGAGAGTCTTACCACCGGCTATTCTGATTAAATCGCGCAATTTTACACCCCTTATCTCTGGTGGAGATTGAAAAGCAACTGACAATCCTAATTTTACCCGTTGATGAATTGGTTTAGAATTTAATTCAGTGCCAGCAAAGGTTATTTTTCCGCTTACCACCTGATAATGAGGGTAACCTAATAAGGTCATAATTAAAGTGCTTTTGCCCGAGCCATTTGGTCCCATCAAGATATGCACCTCTCCTTTTTCAATATTTAGATGGACGCCATTTAACACCTGCTTATTATTAACCTTTACCACTAAATCCTTTATTTCTAACAAACTCATTCTGAGAGCCTCCTTTATTTAATCCAGCCGCTAACCTCGTTGTCTTTGTGGGATTATTATTCTAACGCCAGAAATAATCCACCCTGCCCCCCCACCTCGGTTTAACTTCTCTTATCTTATTATTCCCACTTTCCCC is a window encoding:
- the sufC gene encoding Fe-S cluster assembly ATPase SufC, with the translated sequence MSLLEIKDLVVKVNNKQVLNGVHLNIEKGEVHILMGPNGSGKSTLIMTLLGYPHYQVVSGKITFAGTELNSKPIHQRVKLGLSVAFQSPPEIRGVKLRDLIRIAGGKTLWDSFKEPQESFATPLLTKVGLLPEVFRDREVNVGFSGGERKRSEVAQIFASKPKLMILDEPDSGVDIDSLKMIGKDLGEYIEENHCACLVVTHYRHILPYLRPDLAHVMCGGRIVKTGDPVEIFTRIEQKGFCEYLELCPPGLKAIIEKEMKND